Proteins encoded in a region of the Alphaproteobacteria bacterium genome:
- a CDS encoding head decoration protein codes for MPVSGFTNQGTYTPDNLIAGEFPRVARKVTIATPANLLRGAVLGRITASGKYILSASAAVDGSQTPEAILGEDTDASGGDKEAIVYLSGEFNELALTLGAGHTAASISLGLRNKSIFLTKNQGA; via the coding sequence ATGCCAGTATCAGGCTTTACCAATCAGGGCACTTATACCCCTGACAATCTAATCGCCGGTGAGTTTCCACGCGTTGCACGCAAGGTAACCATCGCAACCCCAGCCAATCTTTTACGTGGAGCGGTATTGGGGCGCATCACCGCCAGCGGAAAATATATCCTCAGCGCCTCAGCGGCGGTGGATGGATCGCAAACGCCGGAGGCTATTCTCGGAGAAGATACCGATGCCTCTGGAGGAGACAAGGAAGCGATTGTTTACCTGTCGGGTGAGTTCAATGAACTCGCTCTGACGCTTGGCGCTGGCCACACCGCAGCCTCCATCTCACTTGGCCTGCGGAATAAATCCATCTTCTTAACCAAAAACCAAGGAGCTTAA
- a CDS encoding S49 family peptidase: protein MRAWNKATSEPWAITESALQTILEIAERENEKPEAVAARLGKELQNTHTVTERDGVAVIPVTGPLFRYANLFTAISGATSYEILAQDFTAAIENPDINAIILNIDSPGGEVNGCSELANMIFAARGKKPIIAYASGDAASGAYWIASAADQVVASETSGLGSIGVVAVYRGAKPDKNAPTTIEIVSSQSPFKRLNPESDEGRAKLQTRIDAMAEVFVNTLARNRGIEATQVLEQFGGGDILIGAHAVNAGLADRIGSLEKLIAEFSASSNPALQRGFLLPATTQQKETAMNLETLAQEHPELLAQVQSDARASERSRIQTILASEEAKDRGDLAQHLSFATDMAADSAVAMLAKAPKIQPEPKTNGFDAAMRDLGNPKITPASAEAEEDSIDSVAKRLAAAS, encoded by the coding sequence ATGCGAGCATGGAACAAAGCGACCAGTGAACCGTGGGCAATCACGGAATCAGCCTTGCAGACGATTTTAGAAATCGCCGAGCGCGAAAATGAAAAACCCGAAGCGGTGGCGGCGCGGCTGGGAAAAGAATTGCAAAACACCCATACCGTGACCGAACGTGATGGTGTGGCGGTCATTCCCGTCACCGGCCCGCTCTTTCGCTACGCCAATTTGTTCACAGCCATCAGCGGTGCCACCTCCTATGAAATACTGGCGCAGGATTTTACCGCCGCCATCGAAAACCCCGACATCAATGCCATCATTCTTAATATTGACTCTCCTGGTGGTGAGGTAAATGGCTGCTCGGAACTGGCCAATATGATTTTTGCGGCACGCGGCAAAAAACCGATCATCGCTTATGCCTCCGGTGATGCTGCGTCGGGTGCGTACTGGATTGCCAGCGCTGCCGATCAGGTAGTCGCCTCCGAAACCTCCGGCCTCGGCTCTATCGGCGTAGTGGCGGTGTATCGCGGTGCCAAACCCGATAAAAATGCGCCCACCACCATCGAAATTGTCTCTTCACAAAGCCCGTTTAAGCGCCTCAACCCCGAAAGTGATGAAGGCCGTGCCAAGCTACAGACGCGCATCGACGCGATGGCGGAAGTATTTGTGAACACCCTCGCGCGCAATCGCGGCATTGAAGCTACGCAAGTGTTAGAGCAGTTCGGTGGCGGCGACATCTTGATCGGCGCGCACGCCGTGAATGCTGGTCTTGCCGACCGCATTGGCTCTCTCGAAAAACTGATCGCGGAATTTTCCGCCAGTTCAAACCCCGCCCTCCAGCGGGGTTTTTTATTACCCGCAACCACTCAACAGAAGGAGACCGCCATGAATTTAGAAACACTCGCCCAAGAACATCCTGAATTGCTCGCGCAAGTGCAAAGCGATGCGAGGGCATCTGAACGATCACGCATCCAGACCATCCTTGCATCCGAGGAAGCCAAGGATCGTGGCGATCTCGCCCAGCACCTATCCTTTGCCACCGATATGGCAGCGGATAGCGCGGTCGCAATGCTCGCTAAGGCACCAAAAATTCAACCCGAACCAAAAACCAACGGCTTCGATGCGGCCATGCGCGATCTCGGCAATCCGAAAATCACTCCAGCAAGTGCCGAAGCCGAGGAAGACTCCATCGACAGCGTGGCTAAACGCCTCGCTGCGGCTTCATGA
- a CDS encoding phage portal protein has translation MSDTSHRAASLTARELSSWLPGNGSADGDLLGELPTLVGRSRDLIRNHGVAAGAAQTMVDNVVGTGLRLVALPDYRALGNTKEWADDWARDVESLWRGWAEGFECDAALSLNFAGLTTQVFRSGFINGEALALPLWLPERGGAFATTIQLVEPDRLSNPGGKPDDKTLRAGIEIDDYGAPLAYHIRKTHPGDVFMPFASSADEWQRVPSRTPFGRRRVLHIHDKERSGQNRGKPALTSVMPMFKMLDHYERSELQAAVVNAMIAAFIETPLDAETVVEMFGGSYEDYDTKRKEWKAKLAGGSIITTFPGDKLSPFTPSRPNSAYGAFVENILRHIGTGLNLPFELLMKDFSKTNYSSARAALLEAWRFFSGRRQWLATYWAKPVYELWLEEAINSSKIEAPDFYINRAAWSRCKWIGPGRGWVDPVKEAQASQIRMEAGLSTLEDECAMQGLDWEEVLEQRAREKAKMQELGLGDLTPSIAVKSLPGQGKDSGNDNSNNQEDDNASMEQSDQ, from the coding sequence ATGAGTGATACTTCACATCGTGCCGCATCGCTAACTGCGCGCGAACTCTCCAGCTGGCTGCCTGGTAACGGCTCGGCGGATGGTGATCTGCTGGGTGAATTACCCACGCTGGTGGGTCGTTCGCGTGATCTCATCCGTAACCACGGCGTGGCAGCGGGCGCGGCACAGACGATGGTGGATAATGTTGTCGGCACGGGACTCAGGCTGGTGGCCTTGCCTGATTACCGCGCACTTGGAAATACCAAAGAATGGGCGGATGATTGGGCGCGTGATGTTGAATCCCTCTGGCGCGGATGGGCGGAAGGGTTTGAGTGCGATGCGGCTTTGTCACTCAATTTTGCGGGGCTGACTACGCAGGTGTTCCGCTCCGGTTTTATCAATGGCGAGGCATTGGCCTTACCGCTCTGGCTGCCAGAACGTGGTGGTGCATTTGCGACCACGATTCAGCTGGTGGAACCGGATCGCCTGAGTAATCCGGGCGGCAAGCCAGACGATAAAACACTCCGCGCAGGAATTGAGATCGATGATTACGGCGCGCCGCTGGCGTACCATATTCGAAAAACCCATCCTGGCGATGTGTTTATGCCGTTTGCATCTTCAGCAGATGAATGGCAGCGCGTTCCCTCGCGCACCCCGTTCGGTCGCAGGCGTGTGCTGCATATCCATGATAAGGAGCGCAGTGGCCAGAACCGTGGCAAGCCCGCACTCACCTCTGTCATGCCGATGTTTAAAATGCTCGATCATTATGAACGTTCGGAGCTGCAAGCGGCGGTAGTAAACGCCATGATCGCGGCCTTTATCGAAACGCCGCTCGATGCAGAAACCGTGGTTGAAATGTTTGGTGGCAGTTACGAGGATTACGACACAAAGCGCAAAGAATGGAAGGCCAAGCTCGCGGGAGGCTCCATCATCACCACATTCCCTGGTGACAAGCTGTCGCCGTTTACGCCGAGCCGCCCGAATTCTGCTTACGGTGCGTTTGTCGAGAATATCCTACGTCATATTGGGACAGGCCTCAATCTGCCCTTCGAACTTCTAATGAAGGATTTTTCAAAGACAAATTATTCGAGTGCCCGCGCCGCATTGCTCGAAGCATGGCGGTTTTTCTCAGGCCGCAGGCAGTGGCTCGCCACCTATTGGGCGAAGCCCGTGTATGAGCTGTGGCTGGAAGAAGCGATTAATAGCAGCAAGATCGAGGCGCCAGATTTTTACATCAACCGTGCCGCATGGTCGCGCTGCAAATGGATTGGTCCCGGTCGCGGCTGGGTTGACCCGGTCAAAGAAGCGCAAGCCTCACAAATCCGCATGGAGGCTGGTCTTTCCACCCTCGAAGATGAATGCGCTATGCAGGGGCTTGATTGGGAAGAAGTGCTGGAGCAGCGTGCGCGCGAAAAAGCCAAGATGCAGGAGCTTGGGTTGGGTGATTTGACCCCCAGCATTGCGGTTAAATCGCTCCCAGGCCAAGGCAAAGATAGTGGAAATGACAACAGCAATAATCAGGAGGATGACAATGCGAGCATGGAACAAAGCGACCAGTGA
- a CDS encoding phage terminase large subunit family protein, which produces MSDSISQSLPNSAQASTEFYEGADAVENQWRSGLTPESFLAVSEWADRYRMLSSKSAAEPGRWRTSRTPYLKQIMDNLSPHSPVQRIIFMKGAQIGGTECGNNWIGYVIHMAPGPMMAVAPTVELAKRNSKQRIDPQIDETPELRELVKPARARDSGNTILSKEFRGGILVMTGANSAVGLRSMPARYLFMDEVDGYPGDVEGEGDPILLAERRSATFQKRRKIFLVSTPTTKGISRIQREFDGSDQRYFHVPCPHCDHFQPLRFTQLRWHEGKPQEAQYACEECGALIDEHHKTQMLARGRWVATAETDGRTIGYHLSSLYSPVGWFSWGDAAEMFENAQANPELMKGFVNTVLGEPYEEEYEAPEWKRLYERREPYPMGVVPNGGLFLTAGADVQKDRIECEVVAWGRHKESWSVDYHVLMGDTAMPEVWEKLEALLRRDWHHAGGGTLPIRVLAVDSGYATQDVYGWVKTHPQASWGGAGARASSPRTVVAVKGRDSETALILSVSKADVGSKRRGLRVWNVSGPVAKMELYRWLKLDRPTKEDEPFPPGTCHFPEYAEEYFKQLTAEKRVIKLHKGFPRASWEKDPTRNNEALDCRVYARTAASLYGLDRFSERQWQQMEVSLGKQRNVPYADTYAPSPQQTAETTAPTRTAAISQRTTMAADDPYL; this is translated from the coding sequence ATGTCAGACAGCATCTCTCAGAGCTTGCCGAATTCCGCGCAGGCGTCGACTGAATTTTACGAAGGTGCGGATGCGGTAGAGAACCAGTGGCGCAGTGGATTAACGCCAGAATCGTTCCTCGCCGTTTCCGAGTGGGCGGATCGCTATCGGATGTTGTCTTCTAAATCCGCCGCCGAGCCAGGGCGGTGGCGTACCAGCCGCACGCCTTATCTGAAGCAGATCATGGATAATCTCTCGCCGCACTCGCCGGTGCAGCGGATCATTTTCATGAAAGGCGCGCAGATCGGCGGCACAGAATGCGGCAATAACTGGATCGGCTATGTCATCCATATGGCACCAGGGCCGATGATGGCGGTGGCACCGACGGTGGAGTTGGCGAAACGTAACTCGAAGCAGCGTATCGATCCGCAGATCGATGAAACGCCGGAGCTGCGCGAATTGGTGAAGCCCGCCCGCGCGCGTGATTCAGGCAACACCATCCTGAGCAAGGAATTTCGCGGAGGCATTCTGGTGATGACGGGTGCCAACTCGGCGGTGGGACTCCGTTCCATGCCAGCGCGGTATTTGTTTATGGATGAGGTCGATGGGTATCCGGGCGATGTGGAGGGCGAAGGCGATCCAATCCTGCTTGCCGAACGCCGCTCCGCCACCTTCCAGAAGCGGCGGAAGATTTTTCTGGTGAGTACGCCCACCACCAAGGGTATCTCGCGCATCCAGCGTGAATTCGACGGCAGCGACCAGCGGTATTTCCATGTGCCGTGTCCGCATTGCGATCATTTCCAGCCATTGCGATTCACGCAGCTGCGCTGGCATGAGGGCAAACCACAAGAGGCGCAATATGCCTGCGAGGAATGCGGCGCGTTGATCGATGAGCATCATAAAACGCAGATGCTGGCGCGTGGACGCTGGGTTGCCACTGCTGAAACGGATGGCCGCACGATTGGCTACCATCTCTCTTCGCTTTACAGCCCAGTGGGTTGGTTTTCGTGGGGTGATGCGGCGGAGATGTTCGAAAACGCACAGGCGAATCCTGAGCTGATGAAGGGGTTTGTCAATACGGTGCTGGGCGAGCCGTATGAAGAAGAATACGAAGCTCCCGAATGGAAACGGCTCTATGAACGCCGTGAACCATACCCAATGGGCGTGGTGCCAAATGGTGGATTATTTCTTACCGCTGGCGCGGACGTGCAGAAAGACCGCATCGAATGCGAAGTGGTGGCATGGGGCCGCCATAAAGAAAGCTGGTCGGTCGATTACCATGTCCTCATGGGCGATACCGCCATGCCGGAAGTGTGGGAAAAGCTCGAAGCATTGCTCAGGCGCGATTGGCACCATGCAGGTGGTGGCACATTGCCCATCCGCGTGCTGGCGGTGGATAGCGGTTACGCGACGCAGGATGTGTATGGCTGGGTAAAAACTCACCCGCAAGCGAGCTGGGGTGGTGCGGGTGCGCGCGCATCGTCCCCGCGCACGGTGGTCGCGGTGAAAGGCCGCGATAGTGAAACCGCACTGATTTTGAGCGTGTCGAAAGCCGATGTCGGCAGCAAACGGCGTGGGCTTCGCGTCTGGAATGTCAGCGGGCCGGTTGCCAAGATGGAGCTGTATCGCTGGCTGAAACTTGACCGTCCGACCAAGGAAGATGAACCGTTCCCGCCCGGAACATGCCACTTCCCAGAATATGCCGAGGAATATTTTAAGCAGCTGACGGCGGAAAAGCGTGTGATCAAATTGCACAAAGGCTTCCCCCGTGCCAGCTGGGAAAAAGACCCGACGCGCAATAACGAGGCACTCGATTGCCGCGTCTATGCACGCACGGCGGCAAGCCTTTACGGTCTCGACCGTTTTTCCGAGCGGCAATGGCAGCAGATGGAAGTGTCGCTCGGTAAGCAGCGTAACGTTCCTTATGCGGATACTTACGCGCCATCGCCGCAGCAAACTGCTGAAACAACTGCACCGACGCGCACGGCAGCCATTAGCCAGCGCACCACTATGGCGGCGGATGATCCGTATCTATGA
- a CDS encoding elements of external origin — protein sequence MGMSIRAYGRHRGVSDAAVRKAIKSGRIRLEADGSIGADKADALWKINTDVAQQRGSQTVKPVPDAALDAVRDTLKENGAPANGGTTYMQARTANEVLKAQTNRVRLQKLKGELIDRAKVMAHVFKLGRQERDAWLNWPARVSAQMAAELGADPHTTHVTLETYVRQHLSELAEFRAGVD from the coding sequence ATGGGCATGTCAATTCGTGCCTATGGTCGCCATCGCGGGGTCAGCGATGCGGCGGTAAGAAAGGCGATAAAATCAGGACGCATACGGCTGGAGGCGGACGGCAGCATCGGTGCGGATAAAGCCGATGCGCTCTGGAAAATTAACACCGATGTCGCCCAGCAACGTGGATCGCAAACGGTGAAGCCGGTGCCGGATGCGGCGCTCGATGCGGTGCGCGATACGCTCAAAGAAAATGGCGCACCCGCAAATGGTGGCACCACTTACATGCAGGCACGCACTGCGAATGAAGTATTGAAGGCGCAAACCAATCGTGTGCGGCTGCAAAAACTTAAAGGCGAGTTAATCGACAGGGCGAAAGTTATGGCGCATGTATTCAAGCTGGGACGGCAGGAACGCGATGCATGGCTTAACTGGCCTGCACGCGTCTCCGCGCAAATGGCAGCGGAGCTGGGTGCTGATCCACACACCACGCATGTGACGCTGGAAACCTATGTCAGACAGCATCTCTCAGAGCTTGCCGAATTCCGCGCAGGCGTCGACTGA